From the genome of Triticum aestivum cultivar Chinese Spring chromosome 3B, IWGSC CS RefSeq v2.1, whole genome shotgun sequence, one region includes:
- the LOC123066075 gene encoding probably inactive leucine-rich repeat receptor-like protein kinase At5g48380 — MLAMADDIKFLLLVLLLSCSTLCFGSEADIQCLKSVQQSVNDPNGVLKSSWIFKNATEGYICLFTGVECWHPDENRIFSLRLGNLGLQGSFPRGLQNCSSVTGMDLSNNNLSGPIPQEISREMPYLTFLDLSYNSFSGSIPQNISNMTYLNLLNLQHNQLSGQIPPQFDLLTRLIAFNVAENLLSGPIPPLLQNFPASNFAGNQRLCGAPLHDCTPSRRRWRPVRIKLHRLNDQSSIGVAVGFVMGFLVAFYFPRCFVCSVRLRAYVVRI, encoded by the coding sequence ATGCTTGCGATGGCTGATGATATCAAGTTCCTCCTTTTGGTTTTACTCTTGAGCTGCTCAACGTTGTGTTTTGGTTCTGAAGCTGATATCCAGTGTCTGAAGTCTGTGCAACAATCAGTGAATGATCCCAACGGTGTACTCAAATCCTCATGGATCTTTAAAAATGCCACCGAAGGTTACATCTGCCTCTTTACTGGTGTGGAATGTTGGCACCCCGACGAGAATAGGATTTTCTCTCTGCGTTTGGGCAACCTTGGACTTCAAGGTTCATTTCCTCGTGGTCTACAGAACTGTTCAAGCGTGACAGGCATGGACCTGTCAAATAACAATTTGTCAGGACCAATCCCTCAGGAAATTTCACGGGAGATGCCGTATCTGACATTTCTCGATCTTTCGTACAATAGCTTTTCGGGTTCAATCCCACAGAATATCTCAAATATGACATATCTGAATCTCCTCAATCTCCAGCATAACCAACTTAGCGGTCAAATTCCACCGCAATTCGATTTGCTTACTCGGTTAATCGCATTCAATGTAGCGGAGAACTTGTTATCAGGGCCTATTCCTCCTTTGCTACAGAACTTTCCGGCTTCGAACTTTGCTGGTAACCAAAGGCTTTGTGGTGCACCATTGCATGATTGTACCCCCtcgaggaggagatggaggccggTACGAATCAAGCTGCACAGGCTCAACGACCAGTCGAGCATCGGAGTGGCCGTCGGATTCGTCATGGGGTTTTTGGTGGCCTTCTACTTCCCGCGCTGCTTCGTCTGTTCCGTGAGGCTCCGAGCCTACGTCGTCCGCATATGA